One window of the Candidatus Methylacidithermus pantelleriae genome contains the following:
- a CDS encoding Y-family DNA polymerase → MFAVVYLPSFSLQAILRSLRPAAFLKEPWGLWELCGSRPVLTDLTPLAQALGVSPGMNPKEAQGRVPQLKIVKRSLSTEKDLHYFFLKHLYTLCPRVEATSSGVYTLDLSLLPQNKNPQKHLLPLIERSRSWNLQVQVGIASTPELAFFAARQARPILWARNPSLLFKQAPVSWAGFSSSIEKILRLWGIQTLGEFLSLPHEELVRRLGKEVASFLQKLTSSQARPLRVAFPRDPWKWEISWEHPIETRESLLASLSFVIKELSQKLSLCHQGVKELRLHFQFEDKSSRSYTLPLAASIQDPHQLFRILCLWMEHFQAPTRLLSLEFEVSPSAECFQQGELFGPSLRNPMHLGETLTRLEAFLGESRVGRPLPAPSHCPDRYLWKRLDPWEIQKETWLPSFFLSPLLGIPLRRFRPPIPIEVRLKEAVPIAFRRKEKGWQSIIASRGPWNFSGEWWTQEPWEYQLWEVQTDQGEVFLVFRMGKGWELAGRYLP, encoded by the coding sequence ATGTTTGCCGTAGTTTATCTTCCTTCATTCTCCCTCCAAGCGATCCTTCGATCCCTTCGGCCTGCGGCCTTTCTCAAAGAACCCTGGGGGCTGTGGGAACTGTGTGGCTCTCGACCTGTCCTAACGGACCTAACTCCTCTGGCTCAAGCACTTGGTGTTTCTCCTGGGATGAATCCCAAGGAAGCTCAGGGACGTGTGCCACAGCTCAAAATCGTCAAACGGTCCTTAAGCACTGAAAAGGACCTCCATTATTTTTTCTTGAAGCATCTTTATACCCTTTGCCCAAGAGTTGAGGCTACAAGCTCTGGTGTCTACACCCTAGACCTTTCCCTCCTCCCCCAGAACAAGAATCCCCAGAAGCATCTGCTTCCCCTCATCGAAAGATCGCGTTCTTGGAACCTCCAAGTACAGGTGGGGATTGCTTCTACGCCCGAACTTGCTTTCTTTGCGGCTCGGCAAGCTCGACCCATCCTCTGGGCTCGCAATCCAAGCCTTCTTTTTAAGCAAGCTCCTGTTTCCTGGGCCGGATTTTCCTCCTCTATCGAAAAGATTCTGCGACTTTGGGGAATCCAAACTCTGGGAGAATTTCTCTCTTTGCCTCATGAAGAACTGGTTCGACGATTAGGCAAAGAGGTTGCCTCCTTTTTGCAAAAACTAACTTCTTCCCAAGCAAGGCCTCTTCGAGTCGCCTTTCCCCGTGATCCCTGGAAATGGGAAATTAGCTGGGAACACCCGATTGAGACGCGGGAATCGCTCCTTGCTTCGCTCAGCTTTGTTATAAAAGAGCTTTCTCAAAAGCTTTCCCTCTGCCATCAAGGAGTGAAGGAACTTCGCCTTCATTTCCAATTTGAAGATAAAAGCTCTCGTTCCTATACCCTCCCCTTAGCTGCTTCCATCCAGGATCCCCATCAACTTTTCCGGATCCTTTGCCTTTGGATGGAACACTTCCAGGCTCCAACTCGTCTTCTTTCCCTGGAGTTTGAGGTGTCCCCTTCTGCCGAGTGTTTCCAACAAGGGGAACTGTTTGGGCCTTCCCTTCGGAACCCAATGCATCTAGGAGAAACCCTTACTCGACTCGAAGCCTTCCTAGGAGAGAGTCGGGTTGGGCGACCTCTTCCCGCACCTTCTCATTGCCCAGATCGCTATCTATGGAAACGGTTGGACCCATGGGAAATCCAAAAGGAAACATGGCTTCCCTCCTTTTTCCTTTCTCCGCTTTTGGGAATCCCTCTCCGAAGGTTTCGCCCTCCCATCCCGATTGAGGTCCGGCTGAAAGAAGCCGTTCCTATCGCCTTCCGCCGAAAGGAAAAAGGTTGGCAATCCATTATTGCCTCCCGGGGGCCTTGGAATTTTTCAGGAGAGTGGTGGACTCAAGAACCCTGGGAATATCAGCTCTGGGAGGTTCAAACGGATCAAGGAGAAGTCTTTCTTGTTTTTCGAATGGGGAAAGGGTGGGAACTAGCGGGAAGGTATCTTCCGTAA
- the glnA gene encoding type I glutamate--ammonia ligase: MADKYRHCTSGREVLEFAKEHGAKLVDFKFSDPLGAWQHFVMTLDCLSEESFSEGVGFDGSSIRGWQAIQESDMLILPDPYTAFIDPFTTEPTLSLICSVIDPITRQSYSRDPRNIAAKAEAYLKSTGIADTAYFGPEAEFFIFDEVRYDNEANGCFYEVQSVEGIWNSGRDEMPNLGHKIRHKEGYFPVPPSDTLQDVRNEMVLTLESLGVPVERQHHEVATAGQAEIDIRYDSLLRMGDKMSIYKYVIKNVAKKYGKTATFMPKPLFGDNGSGMHTHQSLWKDGKPLFAGNRYAGLSELALYYIGGLLKHAPALTAICNPTTNSYKRLVPGFEAPVNLAYSARNRSAAIRIPTYSPDPKAKRIEFRPPDPAANIYLACSAMLMAGLDGIQNRIDPGEPLEKNIYELPPEELKRVPTVPDSLRGAMEALEQDHEFLLKGDVFTKEFVELIIEMRRRDYDTLRLRPHPIEFYLYYDI; the protein is encoded by the coding sequence ATGGCTGACAAATATCGCCACTGTACATCCGGTCGAGAAGTTCTTGAGTTTGCCAAGGAGCATGGCGCGAAGTTGGTTGACTTTAAATTTTCTGACCCTCTTGGAGCCTGGCAACATTTTGTAATGACGCTGGACTGCCTGTCGGAGGAGTCGTTTAGCGAAGGGGTAGGCTTTGACGGATCTTCCATTCGTGGGTGGCAAGCCATCCAAGAATCTGACATGTTAATCTTGCCCGATCCCTACACGGCATTTATCGATCCGTTCACCACTGAACCCACGTTAAGTCTCATCTGTTCTGTTATCGATCCCATTACCCGGCAAAGCTATTCTCGTGACCCCAGGAACATCGCTGCGAAGGCTGAAGCTTATCTCAAAAGCACTGGGATAGCTGATACCGCATACTTCGGTCCGGAGGCAGAATTTTTCATCTTCGACGAAGTCCGCTACGATAATGAGGCCAACGGGTGCTTCTATGAGGTGCAATCCGTAGAAGGTATTTGGAACAGCGGACGAGACGAAATGCCTAATCTTGGACATAAGATTCGCCACAAAGAGGGCTATTTTCCGGTGCCACCTTCGGACACCCTTCAGGACGTTCGAAACGAAATGGTTCTCACACTTGAATCTCTGGGAGTGCCGGTTGAGCGGCAGCACCATGAGGTTGCTACTGCCGGGCAAGCAGAAATTGACATTCGGTACGATTCCCTCCTGCGAATGGGGGATAAGATGAGTATCTACAAGTATGTAATAAAAAATGTAGCAAAGAAATACGGAAAAACCGCTACGTTTATGCCGAAGCCACTTTTTGGGGATAATGGCTCGGGAATGCACACGCATCAATCCCTTTGGAAGGATGGAAAGCCGCTTTTCGCGGGCAACCGGTATGCTGGACTTAGCGAGCTTGCGCTCTACTATATTGGTGGTCTACTCAAGCATGCACCGGCATTGACAGCGATCTGTAATCCCACCACCAATAGCTATAAGAGGTTGGTGCCCGGTTTTGAAGCTCCCGTGAACTTGGCTTATTCGGCCCGGAATCGCAGTGCCGCGATTCGGATTCCGACATACTCTCCGGATCCGAAAGCAAAGCGGATCGAATTTCGGCCTCCCGATCCGGCAGCAAATATTTATCTGGCCTGCTCTGCTATGTTGATGGCCGGACTTGATGGGATCCAGAATCGCATTGATCCGGGTGAGCCTCTAGAAAAAAACATTTACGAACTGCCCCCGGAAGAGCTCAAGAGAGTCCCGACGGTGCCGGATTCCTTGCGGGGAGCCATGGAGGCCTTGGAGCAAGACCATGAGTTTCTGCTCAAGGGAGACGTGTTTACGAAAGAATTTGTTGAGTTGATTATTGAAATGCGGAGAAGAGATTATGACACGTTACGTCTTCGGCCTCACCCAATTGAGTTTTATCTGTACTATGATATTTAA
- a CDS encoding RecA family protein, producing MALPPLPPGVHIGSQLAPPSLRWPTGIAPIDRFLRGGIPRGTLVELFFPQGGSSLWIAQLLWVLPQKGILPALVDGSFSFDPPSAFPPEHYPPFLWVQCQSLHQALQAAQELLHGGDFPLVLLDVVGNSLKELYRVSLSQWFSLAGKARKGSSTLLVFSPLPHLLPHGERYCIEASFSWEDLLKPREELWERFFCQETP from the coding sequence ATGGCTTTACCTCCCCTCCCTCCGGGAGTCCATATCGGAAGCCAATTAGCTCCCCCTTCCCTTCGCTGGCCTACCGGCATAGCTCCCATCGATCGATTCCTCAGAGGGGGGATTCCTCGAGGAACCCTCGTAGAACTCTTTTTTCCTCAAGGAGGGAGTTCCCTCTGGATCGCACAACTCCTCTGGGTCCTCCCCCAAAAGGGTATTTTACCTGCTTTAGTGGATGGGAGCTTTTCTTTTGATCCTCCTTCTGCATTTCCCCCAGAACATTATCCTCCCTTCCTCTGGGTCCAATGCCAAAGCCTGCATCAAGCCTTGCAAGCAGCCCAGGAACTTTTGCATGGGGGAGATTTTCCTCTGGTCCTTTTAGATGTGGTGGGAAATTCCCTTAAAGAACTCTACCGGGTTTCCCTTTCCCAATGGTTTTCTCTTGCAGGAAAAGCTCGAAAAGGATCCTCCACATTGTTGGTTTTTTCCCCCCTTCCTCACCTCCTTCCCCATGGGGAGCGCTACTGCATTGAAGCCTCTTTTTCGTGGGAGGATCTCCTAAAACCTCGAGAGGAGCTCTGGGAGCGATTTTTTTGCCAGGAGACTCCGTAA
- a CDS encoding P-II family nitrogen regulator has translation MALSKIEAIIKPFKLEEVKEALTEIGVAGLTVTEVKGFGRQKGHTEIYRGSEYTVDFLPKVKIEVVLPETMVAKAVDAIIKSAKTGKIGDGKIFVFPIQEAIRIRTEERGEHAI, from the coding sequence ATGGCACTAAGCAAGATCGAAGCAATCATCAAACCCTTTAAGCTTGAAGAAGTTAAAGAGGCCCTTACCGAAATCGGGGTCGCCGGCTTAACCGTGACGGAAGTCAAGGGGTTTGGCAGACAAAAGGGTCACACGGAGATTTATCGTGGCAGCGAGTACACGGTCGATTTTCTTCCGAAAGTCAAAATCGAAGTTGTTTTGCCGGAGACGATGGTAGCCAAGGCCGTTGATGCAATTATCAAGTCGGCAAAAACGGGCAAGATTGGCGATGGTAAAATTTTTGTTTTTCCCATCCAGGAAGCTATTCGAATCCGGACCGAGGAGAGAGGAGAGCATGCGATCTAG
- a CDS encoding DNA polymerase III subunit alpha, producing MAYAELHLRSAFSFLRGASLPEKLVEEAVRKELSILVLCDRDGVYGIPRFHGAAKKAGIQARVGCELTLEDETVLPILIENRKGYENLCRLLTQAKLQAPKGKARIRWQELAVYAEGWIALTGDEEGPLRKALRRGGKEEGKKVLRRLLSIFGKNHLYVELQRQRIREERYWDSLSQELAAQEGIPYVATGGVLYATAEERPIYDLFLCLQRGCRLEEAGKLLSPNAERRLKGEREMRELFRDIPQAVAIAGELAERLSFSLENLGYQFPSYPVPPGETQDSFLEKLVWFGAKQRYGELTPEVRAQLRHELDVIHKLGFAGYFLLVWDIVSWCASQGILCQGRGSAANSAVCYSLGITAIDPVSCRLLFERFLSEGREGWPDIDIDLPSGEARERVIQEIYHRYGRRGAAMTACVITFQERNSAREIGKVLGLPEEAIEQLADWLRLESPSSLVCSEKILRMVGLDPTHPRIITFWKLYQKILGLPRHLGQHPGGIVIDPQGLDRFVPIERAAMPGRTILQWDKDDCEELGIVKVDFLGLGMMAVLQEVIQRVRQKGVPIDLAHIPKNDPKTFELLQKADTIGVFQVESRAQQCTLPRLRPENFYDLVIEIAIVRPGPLHGNLIHPYLLRRAGKEPVRYWDPRLQPVLERTLGIPLFQEQVLQIAMILGGFSASEAEELRRALGFHRSPERMAQVLQKLRKAFETRGVSPQVIEEIVSAISSFALYGFPESHAASFAILSYASAYFKAHHPAEFYAALLNHQPMGFYSPATLIQDGKRHGVRFLPVSVLHSEEFCTVENGAVRLGLIYVRHLSEHHRKALLRARAEKPFESLEDLRKRVPLDQDEWQALAALGALEGLTSHRREALWQVTVPMSSQDLDWEDSLSPLCPLSPMTREERVWTDFWASSCTVGPHPLACLRKKLPPDLLTAKDLIFCKDSQKIRFAGAVIARQRPATAQGIVFLSLEDETGIGNVVVFPPVFRRFQLTIAREAYLVVEGKIQRKDGVTHVIAHRVQPLSSLLLPRIRSHDFH from the coding sequence ATGGCCTACGCGGAACTCCATCTTCGCAGTGCGTTTAGTTTTCTTCGAGGAGCTTCTCTTCCCGAAAAACTGGTGGAAGAAGCCGTTCGAAAGGAGCTTTCCATCCTTGTCCTTTGTGATCGAGATGGAGTGTATGGAATCCCTCGATTCCATGGAGCAGCTAAAAAGGCAGGCATTCAGGCTCGTGTGGGTTGCGAGCTTACGTTGGAGGATGAAACCGTCCTCCCTATCCTGATTGAAAACCGCAAAGGGTACGAAAACCTTTGCCGTCTTTTGACCCAAGCCAAACTCCAAGCTCCAAAAGGAAAAGCTCGAATCCGATGGCAAGAACTGGCTGTTTACGCAGAGGGTTGGATTGCGCTCACTGGAGACGAAGAAGGACCCCTTCGAAAGGCTCTCCGACGAGGAGGGAAAGAGGAAGGGAAAAAAGTCCTTCGCCGGCTGCTGAGTATTTTTGGAAAAAACCATCTCTACGTGGAACTCCAAAGACAAAGGATTCGAGAAGAACGGTATTGGGACAGCCTCAGCCAAGAGTTAGCAGCCCAAGAAGGGATTCCTTACGTAGCTACTGGAGGGGTTCTCTATGCAACGGCGGAAGAACGTCCCATTTATGACCTTTTTCTTTGTTTACAACGTGGTTGCCGGTTGGAGGAAGCAGGGAAGCTCCTTTCGCCCAATGCCGAACGAAGACTCAAAGGGGAAAGGGAGATGAGAGAACTTTTTAGAGACATTCCCCAAGCTGTAGCAATTGCGGGAGAGTTGGCGGAGCGTCTTTCCTTTTCTTTAGAAAATCTTGGATACCAATTTCCTTCCTACCCAGTGCCTCCTGGAGAAACTCAAGACAGCTTCTTAGAAAAGCTCGTTTGGTTTGGAGCTAAGCAAAGGTACGGGGAATTAACTCCAGAAGTTCGAGCCCAACTCCGTCATGAGCTAGATGTGATCCATAAACTTGGCTTTGCTGGGTATTTCCTTCTGGTATGGGATATCGTCAGCTGGTGTGCCTCCCAGGGGATCCTTTGCCAAGGAAGGGGAAGCGCTGCCAATTCTGCTGTTTGCTATAGCCTAGGGATTACTGCCATCGATCCCGTTAGCTGTCGACTTCTCTTCGAACGCTTTTTAAGCGAAGGGAGGGAAGGATGGCCTGATATTGACATTGATCTGCCTAGCGGGGAAGCAAGGGAACGAGTGATCCAAGAAATTTACCACCGTTATGGGAGACGAGGGGCTGCCATGACGGCGTGCGTAATTACATTTCAGGAACGAAACAGCGCTCGAGAAATTGGAAAAGTCTTAGGACTTCCAGAGGAAGCGATAGAACAACTTGCAGATTGGCTCCGCTTAGAGAGCCCCAGTTCCCTGGTTTGTTCGGAAAAGATATTGCGCATGGTCGGTTTGGATCCAACCCATCCCCGAATCATTACCTTTTGGAAACTTTATCAAAAAATCTTAGGTCTCCCACGCCACTTGGGACAGCACCCGGGAGGGATTGTCATCGATCCCCAGGGACTCGATCGCTTCGTTCCCATTGAAAGGGCCGCCATGCCTGGGCGTACGATTCTCCAATGGGACAAGGACGATTGTGAGGAGCTGGGAATCGTGAAGGTCGACTTTTTAGGGCTGGGCATGATGGCGGTTCTCCAGGAGGTCATCCAAAGGGTGCGTCAAAAGGGAGTGCCCATTGATTTGGCGCATATTCCTAAGAATGACCCGAAAACGTTCGAGCTTTTACAGAAAGCTGACACCATCGGTGTTTTTCAAGTGGAAAGTCGAGCACAGCAATGTACCCTTCCCCGGCTGCGACCCGAGAATTTTTATGATCTTGTCATTGAAATTGCCATCGTTCGGCCTGGTCCCCTGCATGGCAATCTGATCCATCCCTATCTTCTACGCCGGGCTGGAAAGGAACCTGTTCGCTACTGGGATCCACGACTCCAGCCGGTCTTGGAACGCACCCTAGGGATTCCTCTTTTTCAAGAGCAAGTACTTCAAATTGCTATGATTTTGGGAGGTTTTTCAGCTTCCGAGGCAGAGGAACTGCGGCGAGCACTTGGCTTTCACCGATCCCCTGAACGGATGGCTCAGGTGCTTCAAAAGCTTCGAAAGGCCTTTGAAACACGGGGAGTTTCTCCCCAAGTGATCGAGGAAATTGTGTCTGCTATCTCATCCTTTGCCCTTTATGGGTTTCCAGAATCCCATGCGGCAAGTTTTGCTATTCTTTCTTATGCTAGTGCCTATTTTAAGGCTCATCACCCAGCAGAGTTCTACGCTGCTCTTCTCAACCATCAACCTATGGGTTTTTACTCTCCTGCTACCCTTATTCAAGATGGGAAGCGACACGGAGTCCGATTCCTCCCGGTGTCCGTTCTTCATTCAGAGGAATTTTGCACGGTAGAAAATGGCGCGGTTCGACTTGGTCTTATCTATGTAAGACATCTTTCAGAACACCATCGAAAAGCACTCCTACGAGCCCGTGCTGAAAAGCCTTTTGAAAGCTTAGAAGATCTCCGAAAACGAGTACCTCTGGATCAAGATGAATGGCAAGCGTTGGCAGCCCTTGGGGCGCTTGAGGGACTGACTTCGCATCGCCGGGAAGCCCTGTGGCAGGTGACTGTGCCTATGAGCTCTCAAGATCTGGATTGGGAGGATTCTCTTTCTCCTCTCTGCCCCCTTTCTCCCATGACACGAGAAGAACGAGTATGGACAGATTTCTGGGCAAGTTCCTGTACGGTGGGTCCCCATCCATTGGCGTGTTTGCGTAAAAAACTCCCTCCCGATCTCCTTACAGCCAAAGATCTTATCTTTTGCAAAGATTCCCAGAAGATCCGCTTTGCAGGAGCTGTCATTGCTCGGCAACGTCCTGCGACTGCTCAGGGAATCGTGTTTTTAAGTCTGGAAGATGAAACCGGCATCGGAAATGTGGTTGTTTTTCCTCCTGTCTTCCGTCGATTTCAACTCACGATCGCTCGAGAAGCCTACCTGGTTGTTGAGGGCAAGATCCAACGAAAAGACGGTGTGACCCACGTGATCGCTCATCGGGTGCAACCCCTAAGCTCACTACTCCTCCCCCGCATACGTTCCCATGACTTTCACTAA
- a CDS encoding methyltransferase, which translates to MPKEEQKSFSEVFIQTVFSLAPARTLAAAIELDVFSAISSEGATATEVAGRIEATPRGTRMLLDALVTMALLKKRGKKYELFPETKQYLVKESPDYVGYMVEKNDLWENWTSLTEVIRTGEPVMAVDEEEKAQEFFPRLIRSLHILHREPARRLAEALRQPSGSVAQHVLDLGAGSGVWSLAILLVDPCTKATLQDFPQVLEHTRVFVEKTLGNNCRRVSYLTGDVKTVELGEASYDMAILGNLVHSEGEKSTRELLGRLYRALVPNGKVVILDMVPKEDRSGPPFAVFFALQMLLNTRYGDTFALEEYSDWLKEEGFLSVETLAIGWHSPAIVGTRIS; encoded by the coding sequence ATGCCAAAGGAAGAGCAAAAATCATTTTCAGAAGTATTTATTCAAACGGTCTTTTCGCTGGCACCAGCGCGGACGCTCGCTGCGGCAATCGAGCTTGATGTTTTTTCTGCGATCTCGTCTGAAGGAGCGACTGCCACCGAAGTAGCTGGCCGGATCGAAGCAACTCCGCGAGGGACTCGCATGCTTTTAGATGCTCTTGTGACTATGGCGCTTCTGAAAAAGAGAGGGAAGAAGTACGAGCTTTTTCCGGAAACCAAGCAGTATCTTGTGAAAGAAAGCCCTGACTACGTCGGTTACATGGTGGAAAAGAACGATCTTTGGGAGAACTGGACATCCCTGACAGAGGTCATCCGGACAGGGGAACCTGTGATGGCTGTAGATGAGGAGGAGAAGGCTCAAGAATTTTTCCCTAGACTTATTCGAAGCCTTCACATTCTCCATCGGGAGCCAGCACGACGCCTGGCTGAGGCTTTGCGACAACCCTCCGGTAGCGTTGCTCAACATGTGCTGGATCTAGGAGCTGGGTCTGGGGTGTGGAGTCTGGCCATTCTTCTTGTTGACCCGTGTACCAAAGCCACGCTACAGGATTTTCCGCAAGTGCTCGAACATACCCGAGTTTTTGTAGAAAAAACTCTTGGAAACAATTGCCGAAGGGTGTCCTATTTGACTGGCGACGTGAAAACCGTCGAGTTAGGTGAAGCATCGTACGATATGGCCATTCTGGGGAACCTGGTTCATTCTGAGGGGGAAAAGTCGACCCGCGAACTTTTGGGAAGACTGTACCGAGCCTTGGTCCCCAATGGAAAGGTCGTCATTCTTGACATGGTTCCCAAAGAAGATCGGAGCGGTCCCCCTTTTGCCGTTTTCTTTGCTCTTCAGATGCTCCTCAACACACGTTACGGGGATACATTTGCTCTCGAGGAGTATAGTGACTGGCTTAAGGAAGAAGGATTTCTTTCCGTGGAAACGCTTGCGATTGGCTGGCACTCTCCAGCCATTGTAGGGACACGGATTAGTTGA
- a CDS encoding PIN domain-containing protein, with protein MRVGDRWDRVGRPGGADPRDAGITVTYDAHYLLVIEELSVEFWTDDKRLGYTVERAVRRDAVGGRAEKGRLG; from the coding sequence ATGCGAGTCGGGGACAGGTGGGACCGCGTCGGGAGACCTGGGGGCGCTGACCCCCGGGATGCGGGCATTACGGTTACGTACGACGCCCACTACCTGCTCGTGATCGAGGAGCTGAGCGTAGAGTTTTGGACAGACGATAAGCGGTTGGGGTACACCGTGGAGAGAGCGGTTCGTCGGGATGCGGTGGGTGGGCGAGCTGAGAAAGGACGGTTAGGATGA
- the ppdK gene encoding pyruvate, phosphate dikinase — protein MGRRWLYRFEEGAAELLHLLGSKGAGIAELTQIGIPTPPGFVITTDACNAYYAAGRHLPEGLWEQVLEAVRGIEGRLGKRFGDPNRPLLLSVRSGAAVSMPGMMDTVLNLGLNDHVAAGIAHSLDPRFAYDAYRRLLQMFGRIVMKVPGEAFEEVLEAYKRRGPVLRQDTDLEAEELQEICERFKAIIRARAAQPFPQDPYEQLRQAITAVFDSWMGKRAVDYRRIHRIPDTLGTAVTVQAMVFGNLGPDSATGVAFTRNPATGEKRLYGEYLTQAQGEDVVAGIRTPKPLEHLQEEMPEAYAELVRIAERLERHYRDMQDIEFTIERGRLWVLQTRSGKRTGAGAIRIAVDMVQEGLIDRRAAVMRVEPELVAQLLHPTLDEAHRARAREEGRLLARGLPASPGAASGRVVFDPDEAERLSAQGERVILVRPETAPEDFHGMVAARAILTSRGGMTSHAAVVARGMGKPCVVGAEAITVDPTAQEMSAGGVRVRAGEWITVDGSTGEVYLGVLPTRDPELAGEFATFMGWADEFRRMGVRANADTPQDAQRARAFGAEGIGLCRTEHMFFTGDRIYAMREMIVATTPEERRAALARIEPLQRQDFVELFRIMDGFPVVIRTLDPPLHEFLPPDEDALRETAQRIGVSVEVLRGKVAALREANPMMGLRGCRLGILYPEITEMQARAIFEAAAACQAEGVRVEPEVMIPLVSGLNELRQQAEIVRQVAEEVQARTGQRIHYRIGTMVEVPRAALVADRIAEVAEFFSFGTNDLTQFTFGMSRDDAVRFLPRYLDQRILQEDPFQMLDREGVGQLVRMGTERGRLSRPELVVGICGEHGGEPASVKFCHRTGLDYVSCSPYRVPVARLAAAQAVLEESSGG, from the coding sequence ATGGGCAGGAGGTGGCTCTACCGGTTTGAGGAGGGCGCGGCGGAGCTCCTCCACCTGTTGGGGAGCAAGGGGGCTGGGATCGCGGAGCTGACCCAGATCGGGATCCCGACCCCGCCCGGGTTCGTGATCACCACGGACGCGTGCAACGCCTACTACGCCGCTGGACGGCACCTCCCGGAGGGTCTTTGGGAACAGGTCCTGGAGGCAGTGCGGGGGATCGAGGGGCGCTTGGGGAAGCGCTTTGGGGATCCCAACCGCCCGCTCCTCCTCTCGGTGCGTTCGGGGGCTGCGGTCTCCATGCCCGGGATGATGGACACCGTCCTGAACCTGGGCCTGAACGATCACGTGGCCGCAGGGATCGCCCACTCCCTGGACCCTCGCTTCGCCTACGACGCCTACCGCCGGCTGTTGCAGATGTTCGGGCGGATCGTGATGAAAGTACCGGGGGAGGCGTTCGAGGAAGTCCTGGAGGCGTACAAGCGCCGGGGTCCGGTGCTGCGGCAGGACACGGACCTCGAGGCCGAAGAGCTCCAGGAGATCTGCGAGCGGTTCAAGGCGATCATCCGAGCGCGCGCCGCCCAACCGTTTCCTCAGGATCCCTACGAGCAACTCCGGCAGGCCATCACCGCCGTGTTCGACTCCTGGATGGGCAAGCGAGCGGTGGACTACCGCCGCATCCACCGGATCCCCGACACCCTCGGCACGGCGGTCACGGTGCAGGCGATGGTCTTCGGGAACCTCGGCCCGGACTCCGCCACCGGCGTGGCCTTCACCCGAAACCCCGCCACCGGGGAGAAGCGGCTCTACGGGGAGTACCTGACCCAGGCCCAGGGGGAGGACGTCGTGGCGGGCATCCGGACGCCCAAACCGCTGGAGCACCTGCAGGAGGAGATGCCGGAGGCGTACGCCGAGCTCGTCCGGATCGCCGAGCGACTGGAGCGGCACTACCGGGACATGCAGGATATCGAGTTTACGATCGAGCGGGGACGCCTGTGGGTGCTCCAGACGCGATCCGGCAAGCGCACGGGCGCGGGCGCGATCCGGATCGCGGTGGACATGGTCCAGGAAGGACTCATCGACCGGCGGGCGGCGGTGATGCGGGTCGAGCCGGAACTGGTGGCCCAACTCCTCCACCCCACGCTGGACGAGGCGCACCGCGCGCGGGCCCGCGAGGAAGGACGACTCCTCGCCCGGGGACTTCCGGCCTCTCCAGGGGCTGCGAGCGGCCGCGTGGTGTTCGACCCGGACGAAGCGGAGCGACTCAGCGCCCAGGGCGAGAGGGTGATCCTCGTCCGCCCGGAGACGGCTCCGGAGGACTTCCACGGGATGGTCGCCGCACGAGCGATCCTCACCTCCCGGGGTGGGATGACCTCCCACGCGGCTGTCGTGGCCCGGGGGATGGGGAAGCCGTGCGTGGTGGGCGCGGAGGCGATCACTGTGGATCCCACAGCACAGGAGATGTCGGCGGGAGGGGTACGGGTCCGGGCCGGTGAGTGGATCACGGTGGACGGTAGCACGGGCGAGGTGTACCTGGGTGTGCTCCCGACCCGCGACCCCGAGCTCGCGGGGGAGTTCGCGACGTTCATGGGTTGGGCCGACGAATTCCGGCGGATGGGGGTGCGGGCGAACGCCGACACCCCGCAGGACGCCCAGAGGGCCCGGGCGTTCGGTGCAGAGGGGATCGGGCTGTGCCGCACCGAACACATGTTCTTCACGGGCGACCGGATCTACGCGATGCGGGAGATGATCGTCGCCACAACACCGGAGGAGCGGCGGGCCGCCCTCGCCAGGATCGAGCCGCTCCAGCGGCAGGACTTCGTCGAGCTGTTCCGGATCATGGACGGGTTCCCCGTCGTGATCCGGACCCTGGACCCGCCCCTCCATGAGTTCCTACCCCCTGATGAGGACGCACTGCGGGAGACCGCGCAGCGGATCGGAGTGTCGGTGGAGGTCCTGCGGGGCAAGGTGGCGGCGCTGCGCGAGGCGAACCCCATGATGGGGCTGCGGGGCTGCCGGCTCGGGATCCTCTACCCGGAGATCACGGAGATGCAGGCGCGCGCCATCTTCGAGGCGGCGGCGGCCTGCCAGGCGGAGGGAGTCAGAGTGGAGCCCGAGGTGATGATCCCGCTCGTCAGCGGCCTGAACGAGCTGCGCCAGCAGGCGGAGATCGTCCGTCAGGTGGCGGAGGAGGTCCAGGCGCGTACGGGGCAGCGGATCCACTACCGGATCGGCACGATGGTGGAAGTCCCCCGCGCGGCCCTCGTGGCGGACCGGATCGCCGAGGTCGCCGAGTTCTTCAGCTTCGGGACGAACGACCTCACCCAGTTCACCTTCGGGATGAGCCGCGACGACGCCGTCCGGTTCCTCCCGCGCTACCTCGACCAGAGGATCCTCCAGGAAGATCCCTTCCAGATGCTGGACCGCGAGGGCGTGGGGCAGCTCGTCCGGATGGGGACCGAGCGGGGCCGCTTGAGCCGGCCGGAGCTCGTGGTCGGGATCTGCGGCGAGCATGGCGGGGAGCCGGCGAGCGTGAAGTTCTGCCACCGGACAGGACTCGACTACGTCTCCTGCTCGCCCTACCGGGTGCCTGTCGCACGCCTGGCGGCAGCCCAGGCGGTGCTGGAGGAGTCCTCCGGCGGGTGA